The Dehalococcoidales bacterium genomic interval CATTGGTTGGTTCCGAATTCTTTAAGGAGGTAAAATATGACGAAAGAAATCGTCCAGAGTGAGTTCGCCCCCAAACCGGTAGGTGAATACTCCCAGGCCTGGGAGGTCACCGGCGGTAAGCTTATCTTTGTGGCCGGTCAAATCTCGGTGGATATGAACGGCCAACCGGTTGGCGTGGGTGATATGGCTCTCCAGATGCGCACCGTTTTCGAGAATATCAAGGGGGTGCTGGAGGGCGCCGGAGCCAACCTGAGGGACGTCATCAAGCTCAATATTTACGTGACTGACATGGCGCAGTTCCGTGAGAAGGGCGCCGGTATCCGGCGTGAGTATTTCCCGCATAATTTCCCGG includes:
- a CDS encoding RidA family protein, which codes for MTKEIVQSEFAPKPVGEYSQAWEVTGGKLIFVAGQISVDMNGQPVGVGDMALQMRTVFENIKGVLEGAGANLRDVIKLNIYVTDMAQFREKGAGIRREYFPHNFP